In Chitinophagaceae bacterium, the following proteins share a genomic window:
- a CDS encoding restriction endonuclease subunit S, whose amino-acid sequence MSLRLNNTNQDVKEYDILFTKDGKIGQTAMVCKEERAIIASGITRIRIKQINDISPEYLFAVLSNNGTGYCSAYRRTVIGTTIPHLREEKLKDLLIPKMETNLISQITELIKTAFEMKHERKMIIQTIFMKFNELINNE is encoded by the coding sequence ATGAGTTTGCGTCTGAACAATACAAATCAAGACGTTAAAGAATACGATATTTTATTTACAAAAGACGGTAAAATTGGACAAACAGCAATGGTTTGCAAAGAGGAACGTGCCATAATTGCTTCTGGAATAACAAGAATTAGAATAAAACAGATTAACGACATATCACCAGAATATTTATTTGCTGTCTTATCAAATAATGGAACAGGTTATTGTTCAGCATACAGAAGAACAGTAATAGGAACAACAATTCCACATTTAAGAGAAGAAAAACTTAAAGATTTATTAATTCCCAAAATGGAAACAAATTTAATTTCACAGATTACAGAATTGATAAAAACTGCATTTGAAATGAAGCACGAAAGAAAAATGATAATACAAACTATATTTATGAAATTTAATGAACTCATTAATAATGAATAA